A window of Aliarcobacter trophiarum LMG 25534 contains these coding sequences:
- a CDS encoding endonuclease MutS2, with translation MENLIKKLDLSDYIANFSKLFAREKSIILEGDINIHYKIISELSNYNINQPLNIQNLDTQLVHIQKQGVLRVYEIYEFIKIINYFLYLKKFNFEGKLFEWIDKIIIPADILKICEYFDDKANLKEGINEDYDNIKQAIYKNKEEIKHSLFKLINSSKIKPYLVDMQVHFINQEECLLVRGGFNHTLSGSVIERSNSGFFYVVPHSVSDLKEKQSDLKNRQEEILFKLCKEISHIFEKNLLFLKFINKEFDRFDHYQARVFFAKIGDKNFILPSKKDENRLVDFCHPALSNPKPITIDFSKSVIMITGVNAGGKTMMLKSILSAIFLSKYLIPYNTHKSTVVSNFKSINAVLDDPQSVKNDISTFAGRMLEFSKLFEVKNAIVGVDEIELGTDSDEASSLFKVIIEDLIKNDIKIIITTHHKRLAALMASNPNVELIAALYDEENQRPTYEFLQGTIGRSYAFETALRYKIPAGVVKRAKEVYGEDKDRLNELIERSSELERDYKQKIAILDSEIENYKRLTNNLKEQKESLDLHIYSEKSKLHKEYKDARDEAKRAIKAKLVSQSHQHLNISHKMAKEIEVEKVQEKVELKVGDRVKYRNTKGAIVSIKGAKAFIENDMGMKVQVMLSDLSRSGNPPPKIPTKKAVVTIQKPETGNIKLDLHGQRAEEAIENLDKFLSDALLAGFEEVLVYHGIGTGKLAFAVKEFLKKHPRVKNFEDAHPSSGGFGAKVIKL, from the coding sequence ATGGAAAATTTAATAAAAAAACTAGACTTAAGCGATTATATAGCAAACTTTTCAAAACTTTTTGCAAGAGAAAAATCTATAATTTTAGAGGGTGATATAAATATTCACTATAAAATCATAAGTGAACTTTCAAACTACAATATAAATCAACCATTAAACATACAAAATCTTGATACACAACTTGTGCATATTCAAAAGCAGGGTGTTTTAAGAGTTTATGAAATTTATGAATTTATAAAGATAATAAACTATTTTTTATATTTAAAAAAGTTCAATTTTGAAGGAAAACTTTTTGAATGGATAGATAAAATTATAATTCCAGCTGATATTTTAAAGATTTGTGAATATTTTGATGATAAAGCAAATCTAAAAGAGGGCATAAATGAGGATTATGACAATATTAAACAAGCAATTTATAAAAATAAAGAAGAGATAAAACATAGTCTCTTTAAACTTATAAACTCTTCAAAAATAAAACCATATTTAGTTGATATGCAGGTTCATTTTATAAATCAAGAAGAGTGTTTACTTGTTCGTGGTGGATTTAATCATACTCTTAGTGGAAGTGTAATTGAAAGATCCAATTCAGGATTTTTTTATGTAGTTCCTCATAGTGTTAGTGATTTAAAAGAGAAACAGAGTGATTTAAAAAATAGACAAGAGGAGATTTTATTTAAACTTTGTAAAGAAATTTCTCATATTTTTGAGAAAAATCTTCTATTTCTGAAGTTTATAAATAAAGAGTTTGATAGATTTGATCACTATCAAGCTAGGGTATTCTTTGCAAAAATAGGGGACAAAAACTTTATTTTGCCATCAAAAAAAGATGAAAATAGACTTGTTGATTTTTGTCATCCAGCTTTAAGCAATCCAAAACCGATAACTATTGACTTTTCAAAAAGTGTTATTATGATAACAGGAGTTAATGCTGGTGGAAAAACAATGATGTTAAAATCAATTTTAAGTGCGATTTTTTTATCAAAATATCTTATTCCTTATAATACTCATAAAAGTACAGTTGTAAGTAACTTTAAATCTATAAATGCAGTTTTAGATGACCCACAAAGTGTAAAAAATGACATTTCAACTTTTGCTGGAAGAATGTTAGAATTTTCTAAACTTTTTGAGGTTAAAAATGCAATAGTTGGAGTTGATGAGATAGAGTTAGGAACTGATTCAGATGAAGCTTCTAGCTTATTTAAGGTAATTATTGAAGATTTAATTAAAAATGATATAAAAATTATAATCACAACACACCACAAAAGATTGGCAGCATTAATGGCTTCAAACCCAAATGTTGAGTTAATAGCAGCACTTTATGATGAAGAGAATCAAAGACCAACTTATGAATTTTTGCAAGGTACTATTGGAAGATCTTATGCTTTTGAAACAGCTTTGAGATATAAAATTCCAGCTGGTGTTGTAAAAAGAGCAAAAGAGGTTTATGGAGAAGATAAAGATAGATTAAATGAGTTAATAGAAAGAAGTAGTGAATTAGAAAGAGATTATAAACAGAAGATAGCAATTTTAGATAGCGAAATAGAGAACTATAAAAGATTAACAAACAATTTAAAAGAGCAAAAAGAGAGTTTAGATTTACATATTTATAGCGAAAAATCAAAGCTTCATAAAGAGTATAAAGATGCAAGAGATGAAGCAAAAAGAGCTATAAAAGCTAAGCTAGTTAGTCAATCTCATCAACACTTAAATATTTCACATAAAATGGCAAAAGAGATAGAAGTTGAAAAAGTTCAAGAAAAAGTGGAGTTAAAAGTTGGGGATAGGGTAAAATATAGAAATACCAAAGGAGCTATTGTTTCAATAAAAGGAGCTAAAGCTTTTATTGAAAATGATATGGGAATGAAAGTTCAAGTTATGCTTAGTGATTTAAGTAGAAGTGGAAATCCTCCACCAAAAATACCTACAAAAAAAGCAGTTGTAACTATACAAAAACCAGAAACTGGAAATATAAAGCTTGATTTACATGGTCAAAGAGCAGAAGAGGCTATTGAAAATCTTGATAAATTTTTAAGTGATGCACTACTTGCTGGATTTGAAGAGGTTTTGGTTTATCACGGAATTGGTACAGGAAAACTTGCGTTTGCAGTAAAAGAGTTCTTAAAAAAGCATCCTAGAGTAAAAAACTTTGAAGATGCACATCCAAGTAGTGGTGGATTTGGGGCTAAAGTTATAAAACTTTAG
- a CDS encoding ABC transporter ATP-binding protein — MYIIEFENIDVGYDENIILKDINLKIKSGEHFAILGANGSGKSTLMKLIQSQIHPRHTKNFKKEIFGKKNYSIFELRKELGIITNDLHNYFEKEASYMSGFEVVLSGFYGSIGIFTHQDFTKQQIKKALEVMKFLEIFDLKDKKVSSMSTGQLRKCIVGRALIHEPKAFVLDEPTVGLDIKAQINFIKLLQKLSLKATIILVTHHLEEIFSEIKNVALIYNQTIFKIGKKEEILNSENLSTIFDIKLEVKEKNKRYYIETALQ; from the coding sequence ATGTATATAATAGAATTCGAAAATATCGATGTTGGATATGATGAAAATATTATTTTAAAAGATATAAATTTAAAAATAAAAAGTGGAGAGCATTTTGCAATTTTAGGAGCAAATGGGAGTGGAAAATCAACTTTAATGAAACTAATCCAGTCACAAATTCACCCAAGACATACTAAAAATTTTAAAAAAGAGATTTTTGGAAAAAAGAATTACTCTATATTTGAACTAAGGAAAGAGCTAGGAATTATAACAAATGATTTACATAATTACTTCGAAAAAGAGGCTTCATATATGAGTGGATTTGAAGTAGTTTTAAGTGGTTTTTATGGTTCTATAGGGATTTTTACACATCAAGATTTTACAAAACAACAGATAAAAAAAGCTCTTGAAGTTATGAAATTTTTAGAGATTTTTGATTTAAAAGATAAAAAAGTATCCTCTATGAGTACAGGACAACTACGAAAATGTATAGTTGGAAGGGCTTTAATACATGAGCCAAAAGCCTTTGTTTTGGACGAACCAACCGTTGGGCTTGATATAAAAGCACAAATAAATTTTATAAAACTACTACAAAAGCTATCACTAAAAGCAACAATTATTTTAGTAACTCACCATCTTGAAGAGATATTTTCTGAAATAAAGAATGTAGCTTTGATTTATAATCAAACTATATTTAAAATTGGTAAAAAAGAGGAAATCTTAAATAGTGAAAACCTAAGCACTATTTTTGATATAAAACTTGAAGTAAAAGAGAAAAATAAAAGATACTATATTGAAACTGCTTTACAATAA
- the hemN gene encoding oxygen-independent coproporphyrinogen III oxidase, with product MIDFAKFVKYSKPGPRYTSYPTAPEFSEKFTQEDLKTYFKNQDKNRSLSLYIHLPFCRSACYFCGCNTIFTSKEDKKTRYIEYLKKELNILKKYLDTKRVVTQMHFGGGTPTFFSPIQLEDVIKTIKSIFPNFSSDAELSCEVDPRYFTKEHMDVLKAGGVNRLSFGVQDLDETVQKTIHRIQPFELTQNVIKIARDAGIKSINTDLIYGLPHQTKESFKKTLEKMLTLDVDRFAVFNYAHVPWLMKTMRKFDETTFPSPHEKLEMLKDTIDFFTQNGYKMVGMDHFAKPEDELFKAIEKGELHRNFQGYTTKGGADLIGIGVTSIGNGVDYYAQNFKDLEDWEKAIDNGDLPIFKGYKLSDDDILRQFVIMELMSNFSLNMKKVENEFKISFKEYFKDALLALKEFENANLIEISDDKIEVSQTGSMLIRNICMPFDAYLNKIPEDKRRFSKTI from the coding sequence ATGATAGATTTTGCTAAATTTGTAAAATATTCAAAACCAGGACCTAGATATACTTCATATCCAACGGCACCTGAGTTTAGTGAAAAATTTACACAAGAAGATTTAAAAACTTACTTCAAAAATCAGGATAAAAATAGAAGTCTATCTTTATATATTCATCTTCCATTTTGTAGAAGTGCTTGTTATTTTTGTGGATGTAACACTATTTTTACATCTAAAGAGGATAAAAAAACAAGATATATTGAGTATTTAAAAAAAGAGTTAAATATTTTAAAAAAATATTTAGATACAAAAAGAGTTGTAACACAGATGCACTTTGGTGGTGGAACTCCAACTTTTTTTTCGCCTATTCAACTTGAAGATGTAATAAAAACTATAAAAAGTATTTTCCCAAATTTTAGTAGCGATGCAGAGCTATCTTGTGAAGTAGATCCTAGATACTTTACAAAAGAGCATATGGATGTTTTAAAAGCTGGTGGAGTAAATAGACTTAGTTTTGGAGTACAAGATTTAGATGAGACTGTTCAAAAAACAATTCATAGAATTCAACCTTTTGAGTTAACACAGAATGTTATAAAGATAGCCAGAGATGCTGGAATTAAATCAATAAATACTGATTTAATATATGGTTTACCACATCAAACAAAAGAGAGTTTCAAAAAAACTTTAGAAAAAATGTTAACTTTAGATGTTGATAGATTTGCAGTATTTAACTATGCCCATGTTCCATGGCTTATGAAAACTATGAGAAAGTTTGATGAAACAACTTTTCCATCTCCGCATGAAAAACTTGAAATGCTAAAAGACACAATAGATTTTTTTACACAAAATGGCTATAAAATGGTAGGAATGGACCACTTCGCAAAACCAGAAGATGAACTTTTTAAAGCTATAGAAAAAGGTGAACTTCATAGAAATTTCCAAGGATATACAACAAAAGGTGGAGCTGATTTAATAGGTATTGGTGTTACATCTATTGGAAATGGTGTTGATTATTATGCGCAAAATTTTAAAGATTTAGAAGATTGGGAAAAAGCTATTGATAATGGAGATTTGCCTATATTTAAAGGTTATAAATTAAGTGATGATGATATTCTTAGACAGTTTGTAATTATGGAACTTATGAGTAACTTCTCATTAAATATGAAAAAAGTAGAGAATGAGTTTAAAATATCTTTTAAAGAGTATTTTAAAGATGCCCTTTTAGCTTTAAAAGAGTTTGAAAATGCTAATTTAATAGAGATTTCAGATGATAAAATTGAAGTTTCTCAAACTGGCTCTATGCTTATTAGAAATATCTGCATGCCTTTTGATGCTTATTTAAACAAAATACCTGAAGATAAAAGAAGATTTTCTAAAACTATTTAG
- a CDS encoding hemolysin family protein — translation MLFTALILVLMNGFFVLSEFAIVKVRRTKLEEFVKQGKKSASLALKMSNSLDTYLSATQLGITFSSLALGWIGEPALARLIESNVSFFENNPVLLHTISFTIAFSIVTFLHVVFGEIVPKSIAIAKAEVMVLYIARPLYLFWLVFYPLIRFFDIVAASVLKGLGVKAATEHELAHSEEELRIIVNESFKGGHIDSVESEIIKNAVDFSETVAKEIMTPRKDMMCLNSEKSFEENIQRVTSTKHTRYPYCHGGKDNIVGMVHTRDLLNNALENKEIDISKLVRPIIMVPENTSISAILTRMNKSRIHLALVVDEYGGTSGLITLDDIIEEIIGETRDEHDPKNETIKKIDENSYELDGMVNIEKVEEILNITFEEPETSVTIGGRVFNLIGRLPFEGELIEDKDCTYKILEVGSNRIKRILCEKKIQE, via the coding sequence ATGCTTTTTACCGCACTTATCTTAGTGCTAATGAATGGATTTTTCGTTCTGTCAGAATTTGCTATTGTAAAAGTCAGGCGAACAAAACTTGAGGAATTTGTAAAACAAGGCAAAAAAAGTGCCTCTTTGGCATTAAAGATGTCAAACTCTCTTGATACTTATTTAAGTGCAACTCAACTTGGAATTACTTTTTCATCTTTAGCTTTAGGTTGGATTGGAGAACCCGCTCTTGCTAGATTAATTGAGTCAAATGTATCTTTTTTTGAGAATAATCCCGTATTGCTTCATACAATAAGCTTTACTATTGCCTTTTCAATTGTTACATTTTTGCATGTTGTTTTTGGTGAGATTGTTCCAAAATCTATAGCTATTGCAAAAGCTGAAGTTATGGTTTTATATATAGCTCGTCCTTTATATCTATTTTGGTTAGTTTTCTATCCACTTATTAGGTTTTTTGATATTGTTGCTGCTTCTGTTCTTAAAGGATTGGGAGTTAAGGCTGCAACAGAGCACGAATTAGCTCATTCAGAAGAAGAGCTTAGAATTATTGTAAATGAGAGCTTTAAAGGCGGGCATATTGATTCAGTTGAAAGTGAAATAATCAAAAATGCAGTTGATTTTTCAGAAACTGTTGCAAAAGAGATTATGACACCACGTAAAGATATGATGTGCTTAAACTCTGAAAAAAGTTTTGAAGAGAATATTCAAAGAGTTACATCAACAAAGCATACAAGATATCCATATTGCCATGGAGGAAAAGATAATATTGTAGGTATGGTTCATACTAGAGATTTATTAAATAATGCTCTTGAAAATAAAGAGATTGATATTTCAAAACTTGTAAGACCAATTATTATGGTGCCTGAAAACACTTCAATATCTGCAATTCTAACAAGAATGAATAAAAGTCGAATACATTTAGCATTAGTTGTTGATGAGTATGGAGGGACTTCAGGTCTTATTACTTTAGATGATATTATTGAAGAGATTATTGGTGAAACAAGAGATGAACATGACCCAAAAAATGAAACTATTAAAAAAATAGATGAAAATAGTTATGAACTAGATGGAATGGTTAATATTGAAAAAGTTGAAGAGATTTTAAATATAACTTTTGAAGAACCTGAAACATCTGTAACAATTGGAGGAAGAGTTTTTAATCTAATAGGAAGATTGCCATTTGAGGGTGAACTAATAGAAGACAAAGATTGTACTTACAAAATTCTAGAAGTAGGAAGTAATCGTATAAAAAGAATATTATGCGAAAAAAAGATTCAAGAGTAG
- a CDS encoding diaminopimelate dehydrogenase has protein sequence MNNQIKVAIVGYGNLGRGVELSILKNPDISLVAVFSRRDPKSVTTINTPVFSLDNILDYKDKVDVLILCGGSKDDLPIQGPLFAEHFNIVDSYDNHAKIPEYFENVDKSCQKNKKIGMISVGWDPGMFSINRLYGEALLPDGDTYTFWGKGLSQGHSDAIRRVNGVKAGVQYTIPSNDAITKVRSGVRPTLSTKDKHTRECFVVLNDDADAKKVENEIKTMPNYFEPYDTTVNFISQEEFDKNHNTMPHGGFVIRSGKSSDSVNQVIEYALKLDSNPEFTASVLVAYARATHKMALKGEFGAKTVFDVAPILLSSKSPIQLVKELL, from the coding sequence ATGAATAATCAGATTAAAGTTGCAATTGTTGGATATGGAAATTTAGGAAGAGGTGTTGAACTTTCTATTTTAAAAAATCCTGATATAAGTTTGGTGGCGGTTTTTTCAAGAAGAGACCCAAAAAGTGTAACTACAATAAATACTCCAGTGTTTTCGTTAGATAATATATTAGATTATAAAGATAAAGTAGATGTTTTAATTTTATGTGGTGGCTCAAAAGATGATTTACCTATACAAGGACCTCTTTTTGCAGAACATTTTAATATAGTTGATAGCTACGATAATCATGCAAAAATTCCTGAATATTTTGAAAATGTTGATAAATCTTGCCAAAAAAATAAAAAAATAGGGATGATTTCTGTTGGCTGGGATCCTGGAATGTTCTCAATAAATAGATTATATGGAGAAGCTCTTTTACCAGATGGAGATACTTATACATTTTGGGGAAAAGGATTAAGCCAAGGACACTCAGATGCAATTAGAAGAGTAAATGGTGTTAAAGCAGGAGTTCAATATACTATTCCTTCAAATGATGCTATTACTAAAGTGAGAAGTGGAGTAAGACCTACTTTAAGTACAAAAGATAAACATACAAGAGAGTGTTTTGTAGTTTTAAATGATGATGCAGATGCAAAAAAAGTAGAAAATGAGATAAAAACTATGCCAAACTATTTTGAGCCATATGATACAACTGTAAATTTTATAAGCCAAGAAGAGTTTGATAAAAATCACAACACTATGCCTCATGGAGGATTTGTAATACGAAGTGGGAAATCAAGTGATAGTGTAAATCAAGTAATTGAATATGCTTTAAAACTAGATAGTAATCCTGAGTTTACAGCAAGTGTACTTGTAGCTTATGCTAGAGCTACACACAAAATGGCTTTAAAAGGTGAATTTGGAGCTAAAACAGTATTTGATGTAGCACCAATTTTACTATCATCTAAATCACCTATTCAATTAGTAAAAGAGCTTTTATAA
- a CDS encoding DUF748 domain-containing protein yields the protein MKALKITSYIIITLLFLYILSGFFLLPYIAKKEIIKNLDEILITKTKIEDIYFNPLTLNLEIKDFTLLDDKEQKVLGLKSLFIDFRALKSIEKKHIHIKDVVLEGIYLNIIEEKKGFFNLANLLKPTDTIKEETKTTETEKLIDFLVSKIVLKDANIDFTSFTDSKKYNLYLKDINYTIYDFGTFKNSLSSNNLEFKLNENTDIKISGGLKIDPFIAYGKINISNLKIKELLDFDKSLFNFELNPEANINLDLNYNIDTTDNFKLFLNSDIFEINNLQLKQNQKEIARLNKLDLKYFSFDLNNQELNFKDLYIKDLYANMILDKAGVNFANLLKVQKDEEEIKNSKENSNNDSKPWKINLDNINLNANYDFDDILNNSKLNIKDIKVKTSNINIINNKINIKGANLVTSITKYLDKKNKLNISSNKTDLKSDDIFINGSKIEVVNSALKKDKIIFEDEKLKMKIATNNIELKLSKLSIFDEISFDLSNIILNDLLLEDKNNNFSISSKSSKLKVNNFLLDKQNNISIDKSELYDTNVNFFDTNSSFDISTKNTNLKISNFNLKKDSIIFGQILLKEPKIDILNVASKLKIEAKNIDLDLRKLISKNSFFKIEKTNLNNPHISIVLAKTTQKNGEIKEKEEQEEINNRKKTRFNLGPININNMTLDFEDKNLAIPFKTTISKLKGEISEIKNKNKSSSELEINGIVDEYGVAKITGIVNPNNIKILTDINMKFNNISMKNFTPYTAKFVGRTIKDGKLELDLNYNISQSNLKAKNNIVIKKLVLGDKVEDPEAISLPLDLAITLLEDSSKTIDINLPVSGNVDDPQFSIAAIVWKAFINLITKAITAPFSLIGSLFNFSEDEINSVDFNLKESEITPVQKETLDKIAIILKSKKEFAISFSPSFDEKNEKEAIAKQRALNIEQYLLNDKSIDKKQVILEKDIKKSSPIIELNLKAIKQ from the coding sequence ATGAAAGCTCTAAAAATCACATCTTATATAATAATAACACTACTATTTTTATATATTTTAAGTGGTTTTTTTCTACTTCCTTATATTGCAAAAAAAGAGATTATTAAAAATTTAGATGAAATTTTAATTACAAAAACAAAAATAGAAGATATTTATTTTAATCCACTAACTCTAAATTTGGAGATAAAAGATTTTACACTTTTAGATGATAAAGAGCAAAAAGTTCTAGGTTTGAAAAGCTTATTTATAGATTTTAGAGCTTTAAAGTCAATAGAAAAAAAACATATTCACATAAAAGATGTTGTACTTGAAGGAATTTATCTAAATATTATTGAAGAGAAAAAAGGTTTTTTTAATCTAGCAAATTTACTTAAACCAACAGATACAATAAAAGAAGAGACAAAAACTACAGAAACTGAAAAATTAATTGATTTTTTAGTTTCTAAAATAGTTTTAAAAGATGCAAATATTGATTTTACAAGTTTTACAGATAGTAAAAAATACAATCTATACCTAAAAGATATAAACTATACTATATATGATTTTGGAACATTTAAGAACTCTTTATCTTCAAATAATTTAGAGTTTAAATTAAATGAGAATACAGATATTAAAATATCTGGTGGTCTAAAAATTGACCCATTTATAGCTTATGGAAAGATTAATATCTCAAATTTAAAGATAAAAGAGCTTTTAGATTTTGATAAATCTCTTTTTAATTTTGAATTAAATCCTGAGGCAAATATAAATCTTGATTTAAACTATAATATTGATACAACAGATAATTTTAAACTATTTTTAAATAGTGATATTTTTGAGATAAATAATTTACAGTTGAAGCAAAATCAAAAAGAGATAGCTAGGTTAAATAAGCTAGATTTAAAATATTTTTCATTTGATTTAAACAATCAAGAGTTAAATTTTAAAGATTTATATATAAAAGATTTGTATGCAAATATGATTTTGGATAAAGCAGGAGTTAATTTTGCAAACCTTTTAAAAGTCCAAAAAGATGAAGAAGAGATAAAAAATAGTAAAGAAAATAGTAATAATGATAGCAAACCGTGGAAAATAAATTTAGATAATATAAATCTAAATGCAAACTATGATTTTGATGATATTTTAAATAATTCAAAGTTAAATATTAAAGATATAAAAGTAAAAACTTCAAATATAAATATTATTAATAATAAGATAAATATTAAAGGTGCTAATTTAGTTACTTCTATTACAAAATACCTTGATAAAAAGAATAAATTAAATATTAGCTCAAATAAAACAGATTTAAAAAGTGATGATATTTTTATAAATGGTTCAAAAATTGAAGTAGTAAATTCAGCTTTAAAGAAAGATAAAATAATATTTGAAGATGAGAAATTAAAAATGAAAATTGCTACAAATAATATAGAATTAAAATTATCAAAGCTATCGATTTTTGATGAAATATCTTTCGATTTATCAAATATAATTTTAAATGATCTCCTACTAGAAGATAAAAATAACAACTTCTCAATTAGTTCTAAAAGTAGTAAACTAAAAGTAAATAACTTTTTATTGGATAAACAAAACAATATTTCTATAGATAAAAGTGAACTGTATGATACAAATGTTAATTTTTTTGATACAAATAGCTCTTTTGATATAAGTACAAAAAATACAAACTTAAAAATATCAAACTTTAATCTAAAAAAAGATTCAATAATCTTTGGTCAAATCTTATTAAAAGAGCCTAAAATAGATATTTTAAATGTAGCTAGTAAACTCAAAATAGAAGCTAAAAATATAGATCTTGACCTAAGAAAATTAATTAGCAAAAATAGTTTTTTTAAAATTGAAAAAACAAATTTAAATAATCCACATATCTCTATAGTTTTAGCAAAAACTACTCAAAAAAATGGTGAGATAAAAGAGAAAGAAGAGCAAGAAGAGATTAATAATAGAAAAAAAACGAGATTTAATCTAGGACCTATTAATATAAACAATATGACTTTAGATTTTGAAGATAAAAATCTAGCAATTCCTTTTAAAACAACAATTTCAAAATTAAAAGGTGAAATATCAGAAATAAAAAATAAAAATAAAAGTAGTTCAGAACTTGAAATAAATGGTATTGTAGATGAATATGGAGTTGCTAAAATAACAGGTATAGTAAATCCAAATAATATAAAAATTCTAACTGATATAAATATGAAGTTTAATAATATCTCTATGAAGAATTTTACACCATATACTGCAAAATTTGTTGGTAGAACAATAAAAGATGGAAAATTGGAACTTGATTTAAACTACAATATTAGCCAATCTAATTTAAAAGCAAAAAATAATATTGTAATTAAAAAGCTAGTTTTAGGTGATAAGGTGGAAGACCCTGAAGCTATCTCTTTGCCTTTAGATTTAGCAATTACTCTTCTTGAAGATAGTTCAAAAACAATTGATATTAATCTTCCTGTTTCTGGGAATGTTGATGACCCACAATTCTCTATTGCAGCAATAGTTTGGAAAGCATTTATAAATCTTATTACAAAAGCAATTACAGCACCATTCTCACTTATTGGAAGTTTATTTAATTTTAGTGAAGATGAGATAAATAGTGTAGATTTTAATTTAAAAGAGAGTGAGATAACTCCTGTTCAAAAAGAGACTTTAGATAAAATAGCAATTATTTTAAAAAGTAAAAAAGAGTTTGCAATTAGTTTTTCTCCATCATTTGATGAGAAAAATGAAAAAGAGGCAATTGCTAAACAAAGAGCTTTAAATATTGAACAATATCTTTTAAATGATAAATCAATAGACAAAAAACAGGTTATTTTGGAAAAAGATATTAAAAAATCATCCCCAATTATTGAGCTAAATTTAAAAGCAATAAAACAGTGA